The nucleotide window ATTGGCGGGAAAAACATATTGCCATCCAAAATCTTTTCCGGCGTTTGGATATTTTCTTTTGAGAGCGTATGGTAAGATTGTTTCTCCTTTACCTTTTGTTAAATCTTCTTTATGCTGCAAATAAACTTGATTCATATGATTCTTTAAATCGGGTATAATTAAATTTGGTAAAATGGTATGTCTGTCTTTTTCACCTTTTCCGTCCCGAACAATAATTTGATTGTAATCAAAATCAATATCCTTTATTCTAATACTTAATGCTTCCGAAAGTCTCAATCCTCCTCCATAAAGGAGAGAAACGACTAACTTTGGAACTCCGTGCAAGTGTTCAAAAATTTTAACAATTTCTTTTTTTGAAAATACTACAGGCAAATGTTTTGCTCTTGCTACCCTTTTAATATCCTCTACCCAGCCAACATCTTTCTGCAATACATTTTTGTATAGATACAAAATCCCATGAAGTGCCTGGTTCTGAGTTGATGATGAAACATGCTTTTCGATAGCAAGATAATTTAGGAATTGCTTTATTTCTTCTGCGCCCATTTTTTCAGGATGTTGCTTATTGTTGAACAGAATAAACCTTTTTATCCAATTTACATAACTTTCTTCAGTTTTCTGACTGTAATGATTTGTCCGAAGATTTATTTTTACACTATCTAACAACTTAGGTTTATTTTGTATCTCTTCCATTTATAAACCGACAGTAATTTGAATCCAATATATAAATTATTTATTTCAAACTCAAATCTCATTAATCACTGAAGTTACGCAAAAGAGTCATTCTGAACGAAGTGAAGAATCTGAAACCTCAAATTCAGGCTATTTTTAGATGTTTCGCTTCGCTCAACATGACAAAAAGTCAATTCTGCGTAACTTCAGTTAATCATTCAAATCTTTACCATCATTCCATGATTCCATCCGCCAACGGCGGACTCCATCAATCCATTTCTCCAATAATCCATACCTTCTAACTATTTTAACAACTCTCTCGATATCACTAACTTCTGTATCTCCGATGTCCCTTCGCCGATTGTTACAAGCTTTACATCGCGGTAAAATTTTTCGACAGGGTAATCTTTTATAAATCCGTAACCACCGTGTATCTGAATCGCCTCGTTCGTTACCATAACTGCAACCTCAGCGGCATAATACTTTGCCATCGATGACTCTCTGATAATTTCTTCGCCTTTGGTTTTCAAATAAGCAGCTCTATAAGTTAAAAGTCGAGCTGCTTCAATCTGTGTTGCCATTTCGGAAAGCTTCCATTGAATAGCCTGAAACTCCGAAATCGGTTTTCCGAATTGCTGGCGTTCCTTCGAGTATTTCAAGCTTGCCTCGAAAGCTCCCTGTGCAATTCCAAGTGCGTTTGCAGCGATGCTAATACGTCCGCCGTCCAATATTGTAAGTGCCTGATGAAAACCTTTTCCTTCTTCACCGAGTAAGTTTTCTATTGGAACTGCACAATTGTCGAATGCGATTGCAGCCGTATCGCTTGAACGCATTCCGAGTTTGTTCTCTTTTTTACTAACAATATAACCGGGTGTATCATTATCGACTATGAAAGCAGAGATTCCCTTCTTGCCTTTTGATTTATCGGTAATTGCCAGCACAACTGTTACTTTTCCGACAGAGCCGTGAGTAATAAAATTTTTACTCCCGTTAAGAATATAGAAATTTCCATCCCGAATAGCAGTTGTTTTCATACTGCCGGCATCGCTTCCGGATGAAGGTTCGGTAAGTGCCCACGCGCCAATCTTTTTGCCCGAACATAAATCGGGGAGATATTTTTTCTTTTGTTCTTCGTTGCCGAATGTGTAAATATGGTTTGTGCACAGACTGTTGTGTGCCGCAATTACCAAACCCATAGATGGGTCGGCTTTTGTAATTTCTTCTATGATTGTAACATATTCTAAATAACCGAATCCGGCTCCTTCGTATTCTTCCGGGAAAATAATTCCAAGGAAACCCAACTCAGCCATTTTCTTTACAATGTCATGAGGAAACTCTTGCGATTCGTCGTACTTCATAATAACGGGTTTGATTTCTTTTTCTCCAAAATCATGGGCAAGCTGTTGAACCATTTTCTGGTTTTCAGTTAGCTCGAATGTCGGTGTTGTTTGTTCTGTTGAATTCATACTCGTTATTCCTTTTAGTGTAGTTTGAAATTATATGATTTTTTCTTGAAGAACAAATTAAAAAAATATTTAAATATGAAGCAATTATGATGCAATTGATACTATTATGAACCCTTTGTGAGCCAACTGAGCCAACTATGAACCAACTCCTTTCAAAACATAAATAGCGCTCGAACCTCTGCTTCCTCTATTTTCAATCAGCCCCTTTTCCACTAATCCCTTTATATCACGTGTTGCAGTTGCTTTTGAAACATTATTCAAATTTTGATAATGTGTATTGGTGATGCTATTATACACTTTAATGTAATAGATGGCTTTTTTCTGTCTTTCATTCAGTCCAAGTTTCACCAGATATTCCTCATTGAAAATGTCTTTAAAAAGTGTTATCAAAAAGCCACCGTCCTGTTCTTTCATCTCAGGTTCAGGAAGTTCAGCAGCTTTACAACTATCAAGAATTTTTATCGTGCCGCGTCCCCACGCATCAATATATCCACCTTTGAAACATACATCTGCAATTATCGGGTTTCTTGGTCTCGAGGGATGAGGTCGCTTTAATGCGTCCAATGTTAATCCTTCTGGTAAGAAACCCTCATTCCATATACTTATTTTATCATCGTAGATGCGTATTTGGATAGGTGCTCCCATATAACTCCGATGGACTAATGCATTCAGCATCATTTCACGTATTGCAGCAACAGGATATGCACCTTTTTCAATGCGGTGCATTCCCTCAAAGTCAATGGGTTTAGTAAAAAACTTACGGTTGAGCTGATTCAAAACAGCCGAAAGCAGAGAGAATAAATTTCCATCCTCCACTTCCTGAAATTTTAAATCGGCATCACCCTTACCAAATCGACCAATTTTTACAAAAGTATTTGGATAAAATTTTCCCGGTTCTTTTCCAAATAATATAATGGTCGCTCTTTTCAATTGTCCGTTTTCTGTTAAGCGTAATTTTTCTAACAAGTCGGGTAATGAATGTCCATCGTATTCTGGAAGCCGTCCAGCTTTTTCGGATGCGTGTAAAAAAAATTTTATACTTTGCTCGTCGATGTCATTCGAGGTGTCCCGTGGTTCGATAATTTCATCCCAGGTTTTACCAGATTTTTTGAGGAGAAATTCATTAAGGGAAGCACCCGTTAGTTCCTGTTTGGTGCTGCCACTTCGGTAATAATACCTGCCTCTCAAGGAAATAGGAACTGAATAAGGCGGTACGATTAGTTCAATAAAATGATGATCTTTTTCTTTGTGTAAATTCACATCCGCGATAATTCCCATCAGATTCCTGATTTTGTTGGGTATCTCATCCATCAATTTCAGGTAATCATCGTGCCAGGTTTGTTTATATTCGATATTTTGTTGTTCGGGCATATCTTAATATATTTTGGGACTTATAATTATTTCGTAAAACCCTGTAATAACTTTTCTGCCAAGTCGTAAGGCGTTGAATCTTTATGAATTACATTTTCTATATTCAATTGTAAATAATTTTCTCTTGCCTCATTCCAAAATTCAAAATGGAGTTTTTCTTTTACGATTTCGTGAATTCTCTTGATCACTCGTTTTTGTCTTTTTCCTTTTAGTCCAGATGAATCCACCAAATATTTTCTATGATGAGAAATAGTTTCTTCGATCTTTTCAATCCCTTTCCCTTCGTTTGCGGTAGTTTGTATAACATCTGGCTTCCAGTTATTTGCTTTGGGTCGGAGGTTCAAGATCATTTTAATTGCCATAACAGCTTGGTCGGCACCGGCGCGATCCGATTTGTTTAATACAAAGAAGTCGGCAATTTCCATCAAGCCGGCTTTCATAGCTTGGATTGAATCGCCGGATTCCGGGACAAGGACAACGATAGTTGTATCGGCTGTTCCCGCAATATCGAGTTCAGATTGCCCGACTCCAACAGTTTCAATCAGAATAATTTCGTAACCGGCGGCATCGAGTATATCGCCAGCTTCTTCAGTTTTGTTGCTCAAGCCGCCCAAGCTTCCGCGCGAAGCCATACTGCGAATAAATACGCCTTCATCCATCTCGACATCAGTCATACGAATTCTGTCGCCCAACACAGCTCCACCGGTGAAGGGACTAGTGGGGTCGACGGCAATAATTCCGACTTTCAGGTTTTGTTTGCGGTATAGTGCAGCGAGTTTATTCGTGATTGTGCTTTTTCCTGCGCCGGGTGGACCGGTAATTCCGATACGGTACGCGTTACCGGTTTTTGGGTAGATTTCTTTTAACAACAATCTTGAGTCTTGATGTTCGTTCTCAATCAGCGAAATTCCGCGCGCGATTGCTACACGTTTGCCGGAGAGGATTTGAGTGCCTATGTTTAAAGATTTATTCATTTAAAACTTAATTTTTTAAACGCAGAGGACGCAAAGATAACGCGAAGAGCGCGAAGGGATTATTTTTATTTGCGGCCTAAGCGTTTTATTCTTTTGAAGCTTTGTTTTTAAAAAAATCCACAGTCAACCGCAGACCTTCTTCAATATTATATTGTGGCTTCCAGTTCAACACTTTTTCGATTTTCTTTGTATCTAAAACACTTCGCAGTTGCTCGCCCAGTTTTGCGGGTGCGTGGTACTCGTCGCAGTTAGAATTTGTTAGTTTCTTGATTTGGTTAAACAGCACATTAACATCTGTCTCGATACCGGTGCCGATGTTAAATATATCCGATTTACTATATTCTAACGCGAGCAAGTTTGCTCTTACTACATCGCTGACAAAAACGTAGTCGCGTGTTTGTTTACCGTCGCCGTTGATGTGTGGCTGACCGCCCTCCAACATTTTTTTGGCAAATATTGCAATAACGCCTGCTTCGCCGTGCGGGTTTTGGCGCGGTCCATACACGTTCGCATAACGCAACACAACATAGGGCAAACCGAAAACCTGTTCATAATAAAATAAATATTTTTCAGTTGCTAATTTTGTAATTCCATAAGGCGACAGGGGACGAACGGGATGAATCTCGTCGGCAGGGAAGTAATCCTGTTCACCGTAAATTGCTCCGCCTGTCGAAGCGAATATGAATTTATTTACATCATATTTTTTACAATTTTCCAACAGGTTTAGTACGCCGAGTATATTTACCGATGCATCAAACATAGGATCGTCAACTGATTTCCGCACATCCATCTGGGCTGCGTGGTGATTCACAACGTCAAATTTCTCCTGTTCAAAAATTCCTTTTACTTTTTCATCCCGAATATCCAGTTGGTAAAATTTTGCTTTCGGGTTTATGTTTTCTTTCACCCCCATCGATAAGTTGTCGATTATAACTACCGAATGACCGGCATTTATATAAGCATCTGTTGTGTGCGATGCTATGAAACCAGCACCGCCTGTTACTAAAATTTTCAAAATGATTATCCTTTCTTATATATCTATTTATTCTTTTTCTGAACGATTCAATATCGTTTTAACGCCTTCTTTCCAATATCACTCCGGTAATAGGCGCCATCAAAAGTAATTTTTTCAACAACACGATAGGCGCTGCGGATTGTTTCTTCAAAATCATCCGAATTACCGAGGGCAGTAATCCCAAGAACTCTTCCACCGGCTGTAACAATCGCATCATTTTCAAATATAGTGCCTGAATGAAAAATCAAAACGTTACCACTAATATTATCAAAACCGGTTATCGGTTTACCCACTTCGTAAGAATCAGGGTAGCCGCGGGACGACATTACCACGCACACAGTTGAAACCGGTTTTATTCTCAATTCTATTGTACCGAGATTATTGTTAATCGAAGCAAGCAACAATTCTATGATGTCGGTTTCTATTAGTGGAAGCACAACCTGAGTTTCGGGATCGCCGAATCGGCAATTGTACTCAACCACGCGAGGTCCCGTTTCTGTTAGCATCAAACCAAAATATAAACATCCTTTGAATGGTCTGCTTTCTTTTTTCATTCCATAAATTGTTGGCTCAATGATAGTGCGTTTAATTTCATCGAGTATGTTTTCGTCGACGAACGGAGTTGGTGCATAGGCGCCCATTCCGCCTGTGTTTTTACCAAGGTCGCCGTCTAAAATTTTTTTATAATCCTGTGCCGGTGGAAGTGTTACGAAATCGTTGCCATCTGTAATTGCAAGTATTGAGAGTTCTTCGCCTGTCATAAAATCTTCGATAACGATTTTTTCACCGGCAGTTCCCAAAATCTTTTTTGTGAATAATGCATCTAAAATATCCAATGCTGCATCTTTAGTTTCGCAAATCGTAACACCTTTGCCGGCTGCCAGTCCATCGGCTTTAACTACGATAGGCACTGGTGTTTCGTTAATATAGCGTTCGGCTTCAAAGCGATTTTCGATGCTGAACGATTTGTAGTTTGCGGTTGGAATATTGTTCCGCACCATAAATTCTTTTGCGAACGTTTTGCTCCCCTCAATTTCGGCTGCCAATTTTGAAGGTCCGAATATTTTCAAACCAGTTGCCTCAAACACATCGACAATACCGTCAATCAGTGGTTGCTCAGGACCCACAACCGTAAAATCTATTCTGTTATCTTTTACAAACTTGATAAGTGAATCGAAGTCGTTCGGCTTGATTTGAACTAATTCAGCTATTTCACCGATACCCGCATTGCCGGGTGCACAATATATTTTGGTAACCAGCGGACTTTGCCTGATTTTCCAAACCAAAGCATGCTCACGCCCACCCGAACCTATGACTAATACTTTCATCTATACTTCCGTTAAAAATCCAAAAATATTTGCAAGTTGATTTGTTAAATTTATACGGTTATAAAAATTAACTTTATCTTCATCTAACGAAAACTTCTCACCCTTTTCAAATTTGATATAAAAATTTTTTAACGCTCCAGCAGTAGCGTTCACATCTTGCGGAGGAAGTACAATATTTCCGTTGAATTCTAAAATCGTTTGTTGAATGAATCCTTCAGGAACATTCGCGAGAATCGGTTTGCGGGCACCAATATATTCGTAAACTTTTCCGGGTGATTGTGTGTCGTTATCCAACATCAGCCAGAACAAATCGCTCGACATAATGTATTGCACGCACTTGTTATGTTCGAGGTAACCTAAAACCGTAACTACGTTTCCTAAATTATATTTGTCTATCAGTTTTTTATCTTCATCGCGGAAGTTGCCGATGAAAAACACTTCGATACGATTTTGAAGATGCGGATTTTCCTTAATAAGTTTTTGAAGAGCGAGGAAAAAATAATTTGGAGTTCGCTCACCGTAGAAAACACCGGCGTGAGTGATTCGCATTTTGTTGGAAGGTGAACGGGGAGCAGGTTTGTTTTTCTCAAAATCTTCCGGATCGAATCCTTGCGGAATTATATCAACGTCTTTGTAGTGTAAAAATTTATATCGTGCTAAAAGAAGTTCCTTAACTCTGCGATTTGTTGTAATTACTTTTTTTGCGTTATGTAATACTTCCTGCTCTAATTTATAATTCTTGTACTTGTGTAATGGAGTAGGATAAATTTTTAACGGATACTCGTGCCATACATCCCTGTAATCAAGTACTAGTGGAATTTTATATTTTTTTGATAATTCATTTCCGATAAGCAAGTCGGTATACGGGGGAGACGTTGCAAAAATAATATCGAATTTAGTTTTCTTGAATAATTCGTCGGCAGTTTTCAGAACATTCAGTTTCCAACCGATTTTGTTGTCGGGAATAAAGAAAACATCACTGATAAACGAAAACATTTTACGAGTACGTTCAGATGGCATCTTTATAATGCCTTTTTTTTTAAAAAACCTGTTAGGATCGAGAGAACCGACTCTCACAATTTCGGTATTAGAATTTTTTAATTCTTCTAATAAAGAGTAATCTTGTGCAAAATAACCGGTTGGAGTAACGGTAATAACGGTCGGTTTCCAACCGAATTGATGTAAATATTTTACAAATTTTTGAGTTCGCTGAACGCCACTCAAACCCATAGGAGGAAAGTAGTAAGCGATTACGAGAACGTTTCGAGAATTTTTGGTTGAATCAGACATTACAAAATAATCATTTCTTTAGTTGATTGAGTCAGTTTATTTGGATGTTGTTTACTTTGTTGCCGTTCGATTACTATCATATCTTCGATTCTTACACCGCCGAAATCAGGGATATAAATTCCAGGTTCAATTGTTACAACGGTGCCTGCTTTCAGGTTGCCGGGAGTTTTAGCTGACAACCGTGGTGGCTCGTGTATCTGAAGTCCGACTCCGTGACCGAGCGAGTGTGTGAAATCATCGCCGTAGCCGGCATCGGTTATTATGTTGCGTGCAACTGCGTCGATCTCTTTGTAAGTTAATCCTTCAGTTGCCGCTTCAATTGCATTTAATTGCGACGATAAAACCGTTCGATAAATTTTTACAGCGTCCGATTTCGGCTCACCAAGAAATATTGTTCTTGTCATATCGCTGTTGTAGCCATTCACTACACAACCGATGTCGATAGTTACGATATCGCCTTTGCGTAATTTTTTTGAAGACGAGCGTGCGTGCGGAAAAGCCGAGTTTATTCCGCTGGCAACAATCGGTTCGAAGGCGTCGCGTTCGCCGCCAAATTTCTTATGAAGATAAGTAATTTCGGCTGAAATATCTAATTCACGGATACCGGGTTTTATTATCGTTAGAATTTTTGAAAAAACTTTATCGGATATTTCAACGGCTTTGGTTATTTGTTCAATTTCGTAAGCATCTTTGACGATTGCGACATCTTCGATGAAGCCGGCTTTTGGAAGCACACGATTATTAGGAAATAATTTTTTCAAATTTTGATATTGAGCAAATGTTAAGTTATTACCGTCGATGCCGATTCGAAAATTATTTTTGATTAGATTATATTCAGCTATTGTTTCGAAGATATCGTTTTGCGAGGGAATGATTTTCCAGCCGGATATTTCTTTCGCGGCTTGTTCGGTATATCGTTTATCGATGATGAAGTATTGTGAATTATTAAAAACCAAACACAATCCAGCTGAACCGGAAAACCCACTGATGTAGCGGACGTGGTGAAGCGAGGTGATTAAAAAACAATCGAGTTTAAATTCGAAAAGGCGGCTGCGAATTATTTTTTGAATTTCTCTCAAGTGGTCTGTTTTTGTTTTTGGTTGCATTCTACAATCTATAATTCGGCGACTCTTGAGTAATATCAATATCGTGAGGGTGGCTCTCTCGCATACCTGCATCGGTTATGCGGATAAACTGGGCTTTCTTTTTCAATTCTCCGATATTCTTTATTCCGCAATATCCCATTGCCGAGCGCAATCCGCCAATCATCTGATAGACTATATCGCCGAGCTGCCCTTTATAATGAACTCGTCCTTCAATTCCTTCCGGTACTAATTTCTGTATATCTTCTTCAACATCCTGAAAATATCTGTCCTTGCTCCCTTTTTGCATGGCACCAATCGAGCCCATTCCCCGATACACTTTGTAACTTCTCCCTTCGTATATCATTTTATCGCCAGGACTTTCCTCGGTTCCTGCAAACAATCCGCCGATCATAACTGAGTCGGCACCGGCAGCAATTGCTTTTGCTATGTCGCCGGTTTGTTTGATTCCGCCATCAGCAATTATTGGTACTCCCGATTTTGCTGCTGCTTTCGAGCATTCATAAATTGCTGTTATTTGCGGAACACCAACTCCTGTTACAACACGAGTTGTGCAAATTGAACCGGGACCGACACCGACTTTCACCGCATCAACACCTGCGTTGATTAAATCTTTTGTTGCTTGGAATGTTGCAACATTTCCGGCTACGAGTTCAACATCGGGAAACTTTTTCTTTATTTGTTTTGTCATTTGAATTACACCACGCGAATGTCCGTGTGCAGTATCGACAACGATAACATCGACTTGTGCATTTATTAAAGCCGATACTCTTTCGATAGTATCAGCAGTAATTCCAACACCTGCACCAACTCGTAAACGACCGTGATTATCCTTGCAGGCATTCGGATGCCTTTTCTTTTTCTGAATATCTTTTACTGTGATTAATCCTTTAAGCCTTCCGTTTCTGTCGATGACCGGAAGTTTTTCAATTTTGAATTTTTGCAAAATACGTTCGGCTTGTTCGAGTGTTGTTCCAGCAGGTGCCGTTATTATTTTTACTGTCATAACAGATGCAATGGGAAGTTTTAAGTCGGTTTCAAAACGTAGGTCGCGATTCGTTACAATGCCAATCAGTTGATTATTTTCGTTGAGGATAGGTATTCCGGAAATTTTATATTTATTCATTAATGAAAGAGCATCACCGACATTTCCGCTTACATACATCGTGATGGGCTGTAAAATCATACCACTTTCGGAACGTTTAACTAAATCGACTTGGTGAGCTTGTTGTTCAATCGACATATTTTTATGTAGAATTCCGATACCCCCTTCGCGTGCAAGTGCGATTGCAAGTTCCGATTCGGTAACGGTGTCCATTGCTGCCGAAACTATCGGAATGTTCAACTTCAAGTTCCGCGTGAGCCTTGTGGTTACATCTACTTCGCGGGGAAGTATGTTAGATTTTCTTGGAAGAAGCAAAACATCGTCGAAGGTTAATGCTTCGGGTAAGAATTTTTTAATTTCACCTATGAATTTAGTTTGCATAATTGTTCCATTTATTCATTTTTTCATTGATTCAATCATTATCTCATTCAAACGCCGCAATTCCAGTTATATCTTCACCCACTATCAGAGTGTGCATCTCGTGCGTACCTTCATAAGTTTTTACAGATTCAAGGTTTGCTGTGTGGCGCATAATCGGATACTCGCTTAAGATTCCGTTTGCACCTAATATCTCGCGTGCTATTCTACCAATTTCAAGTGCTTGCGCTACGTTGTTGCGTTTCGCGAGTGATACCTGTTGGAAGCGCGACTCGTCTTTATCTTTCAAGCGTCCTAATTGTAAAGTCATAAATTGCATCTTTGTAATCTCGGTCAGCATGTGCACAAGTTTTTCTTGTGTAATCTGAAACCCTGCAATCGGTTTTCCAAATTGAATTCTTGAGAGGGAATAATTAAGTGCCGTATCATAACTCGTCATAGCCGAACCGATAACGCCCCACGCAATTCCGTAGCGGGCTTGATTCAAGCACATGAGCGGCGACCTTAAACCCGATGTATTAGGGAAAAAATTTTCTTTAGGTATTTCGCAATCTTCAAAAATTAATTCTGAAGTGACTGAAGCGCGCAGAGAATGCTTGCCCTTCATTTCGGGAGCGGTGAATCCTTTTGTTCCTTTCTCTATTAGAAATCCATGAACGATGCCGTTAAGTTTTGCCCACACTACAGCAACATCAGCAATCGTTCCGTTCGTTATCCACATTTTAGCTCCGTTGAGGAGGTAGCCGTTGTCTGTTTTTTCTGCGCGTGTAATCATACCGCCGGCATTTGAACCGAAATCCGGTTCAGTTAAACCGAAGCATCCGATCTTCTCAGCGCGTGCAAGTTTTGGAAGCCAATAATCTTTTTGGGTTTCAGAACCGAATGTATAAATCGGATACATTACGAGTGAACTCTGCACCGATGCAAAACTTCGAACTCCGCTGTCGCCCCGTTCGAGTTCTTGCATAACTAAACCGTATGCTACGTTGTTCATTTCGGCGCATCCATATTTTGCCGGAAGTGTTGCACCGAACATCCCCATCTCCGCCATTTTTGGAATCAATTGAGCCGGGAAAGCTCCCTTCATATAATAATCTTCGATGATTGGAAGTATATTATCGTCAACAAACTCGCGAATTGTATTTCGGATTAAAATTTCCTCTTCTGTAAGAAGAGAATCAAAATTGTAATAATCGACACCTTTAAATTGACTCATATTTTTCTCGCTTTCGTTATAAAATGAACTGTGGGGGGGAAAAAATTTTGTGTAAAATTAATAAATATCTGAGAGAAAGGCAACCACCTAAATTATCTCTTTTATTAACTTTGCTACACTCGAAGGGAAAAGACTGCCCCCATTTTCGGAGTTACCGGCTTTTAAGTATTGTGTTAAAAACGAATTCATCATTATCAGTTTGGTTGACCGGAGTAAATAATCGCGTTTAAAAATATCTTTCTCTCCTATATAGTCTAATGCTTTTCTACTGTAGTATTTTTTGTAGCAATCAACCATTGCCGAACGTATTTCTTCAAGCGTCATACTGTTAGGTTTGATTATCGGTTCGACTAAATTGTATTTCGAGTAATCCCAAACTTCGATATGGTTTTTCATTTCTTCATACATATCGGCGTAGGTCCAAGGAGTGATTGCAAGAAAATGTGCAAAATCGGGGTTGTAATGCTGGGCAAGCTCAAGGGTTTTTTTAATCGTCTCTTTTGTTTCCCAAGGAAAACCTAACACAAATGAAGTTTCGGAAATCATACGATGTTCTCTGATCAAATCGATTGCTTCTTTAGAAAGTGAAACATTGACATCTTTCTTTATTAAATCCAAAGTATCTTGGTTTGTTGCTTCAACACCGATGTAGATATGGACTATACCGGCTTTCCGGTACTTCCACAAAATATCTTTATCCCGCACAATATCTTCTACTCTTGTTTCCATTAGAAGATAAATGTCCAGATTTTTTTGAATTAATCTATCCAAGAAATTTTCCCAGCGGTTCCGGTCGCTTGTAGGATATTCATCTACAATAAGAAAAACATTCGCAGCGTAATTCTTATGAAGCATTTCGATTTCAGCTACAACATTTTCGGGATTTCTTCCACGCCAGGTTTTATTCCAGAATTTTTGTTGAGAACAGAATGTGCAACCGAACGTACATCCTCTCGAAGTGCTTATAGCTGCAAGCCGCGAATTGGGAATCACGAAGTAATTGTAATCCTTCCAATCTATCAAATCCCACGCTGTTGGTAAACTATCGAGGTCATCAATGAACGGCTGCGGCTTTGTTACAATTATCGACCCGTTAGCTTTGTAAGCCAGCCCGTTTGTTTTATCAATTGAATTATTTCTTTCAATTGCAGTGAGTAGGTTTTTTAAAGTATTTTCACCTTCACCACGAATTATAAAATCGACACAATCGGGATGTTCATCCAATATTGCCTCATAACAAAAAGTCGGGTGAACCCCTCCTAATATAGCTGTTATTTTTGGGTTTATTTTTTTTGCTAACTTC belongs to Bacteroidota bacterium and includes:
- a CDS encoding integron integrase yields the protein MEEIQNKPKLLDSVKINLRTNHYSQKTEESYVNWIKRFILFNNKQHPEKMGAEEIKQFLNYLAIEKHVSSSTQNQALHGILYLYKNVLQKDVGWVEDIKRVARAKHLPVVFSKKEIVKIFEHLHGVPKLVVSLLYGGGLRLSEALSIRIKDIDFDYNQIIVRDGKGEKDRHTILPNLIIPDLKNHMNQVYLQHKEDLTKGKGETILPYALKRKYPNAGKDFGWQYVFPANKFIKEKESGLTFRWHIHESTIQRAVKEAIKKSGVNKQGSPHAFRHSFATHLLENGYDIRTIQELLGHQSVKTTMIYTHVLNRGLGVKSPLD
- a CDS encoding acyl-CoA dehydrogenase; this encodes MNSTEQTTPTFELTENQKMVQQLAHDFGEKEIKPVIMKYDESQEFPHDIVKKMAELGFLGIIFPEEYEGAGFGYLEYVTIIEEITKADPSMGLVIAAHNSLCTNHIYTFGNEEQKKKYLPDLCSGKKIGAWALTEPSSGSDAGSMKTTAIRDGNFYILNGSKNFITHGSVGKVTVVLAITDKSKGKKGISAFIVDNDTPGYIVSKKENKLGMRSSDTAAIAFDNCAVPIENLLGEEGKGFHQALTILDGGRISIAANALGIAQGAFEASLKYSKERQQFGKPISEFQAIQWKLSEMATQIEAARLLTYRAAYLKTKGEEIIRESSMAKYYAAEVAVMVTNEAIQIHGGYGFIKDYPVEKFYRDVKLVTIGEGTSEIQKLVISRELLK
- a CDS encoding ATP-binding protein yields the protein MPEQQNIEYKQTWHDDYLKLMDEIPNKIRNLMGIIADVNLHKEKDHHFIELIVPPYSVPISLRGRYYYRSGSTKQELTGASLNEFLLKKSGKTWDEIIEPRDTSNDIDEQSIKFFLHASEKAGRLPEYDGHSLPDLLEKLRLTENGQLKRATIILFGKEPGKFYPNTFVKIGRFGKGDADLKFQEVEDGNLFSLLSAVLNQLNRKFFTKPIDFEGMHRIEKGAYPVAAIREMMLNALVHRSYMGAPIQIRIYDDKISIWNEGFLPEGLTLDALKRPHPSRPRNPIIADVCFKGGYIDAWGRGTIKILDSCKAAELPEPEMKEQDGGFLITLFKDIFNEEYLVKLGLNERQKKAIYYIKVYNSITNTHYQNLNNVSKATATRDIKGLVEKGLIENRGSRGSSAIYVLKGVGS
- the meaB gene encoding methylmalonyl Co-A mutase-associated GTPase MeaB, coding for MNKSLNIGTQILSGKRVAIARGISLIENEHQDSRLLLKEIYPKTGNAYRIGITGPPGAGKSTITNKLAALYRKQNLKVGIIAVDPTSPFTGGAVLGDRIRMTDVEMDEGVFIRSMASRGSLGGLSNKTEEAGDILDAAGYEIILIETVGVGQSELDIAGTADTTIVVLVPESGDSIQAMKAGLMEIADFFVLNKSDRAGADQAVMAIKMILNLRPKANNWKPDVIQTTANEGKGIEKIEETISHHRKYLVDSSGLKGKRQKRVIKRIHEIVKEKLHFEFWNEARENYLQLNIENVIHKDSTPYDLAEKLLQGFTK
- a CDS encoding NAD-dependent epimerase/dehydratase family protein, whose amino-acid sequence is MKILVTGGAGFIASHTTDAYINAGHSVVIIDNLSMGVKENINPKAKFYQLDIRDEKVKGIFEQEKFDVVNHHAAQMDVRKSVDDPMFDASVNILGVLNLLENCKKYDVNKFIFASTGGAIYGEQDYFPADEIHPVRPLSPYGITKLATEKYLFYYEQVFGLPYVVLRYANVYGPRQNPHGEAGVIAIFAKKMLEGGQPHINGDGKQTRDYVFVSDVVRANLLALEYSKSDIFNIGTGIETDVNVLFNQIKKLTNSNCDEYHAPAKLGEQLRSVLDTKKIEKVLNWKPQYNIEEGLRLTVDFFKNKASKE
- the purD gene encoding phosphoribosylamine--glycine ligase; translated protein: MKVLVIGSGGREHALVWKIRQSPLVTKIYCAPGNAGIGEIAELVQIKPNDFDSLIKFVKDNRIDFTVVGPEQPLIDGIVDVFEATGLKIFGPSKLAAEIEGSKTFAKEFMVRNNIPTANYKSFSIENRFEAERYINETPVPIVVKADGLAAGKGVTICETKDAALDILDALFTKKILGTAGEKIVIEDFMTGEELSILAITDGNDFVTLPPAQDYKKILDGDLGKNTGGMGAYAPTPFVDENILDEIKRTIIEPTIYGMKKESRPFKGCLYFGLMLTETGPRVVEYNCRFGDPETQVVLPLIETDIIELLLASINNNLGTIELRIKPVSTVCVVMSSRGYPDSYEVGKPITGFDNISGNVLIFHSGTIFENDAIVTAGGRVLGITALGNSDDFEETIRSAYRVVEKITFDGAYYRSDIGKKALKRY